The following are encoded together in the Acidobacteriota bacterium genome:
- a CDS encoding ABC transporter ATP-binding protein, with protein MTETGAGQAHPLDAPRFAGPVVQCQNLSVRYGKQWALTDVTAVFPPGAVGLLGPNGAGKSTLLKSLLGFLVPDKGSMKVIDMDVATQPLEIRERIGYMPESDSHIPGMNAVSFVAYCGQLSGLPTTDAMQRAHEVLYYVGLGEARYRNIETYSTGMKQRIKLAQAIVHDPDLLFLDEPTNGMDPKGRDEMLELIHDLAHNKNVNLILSSHLLPDVEFTCDHVVVMDKGTVATYGPIDALKGTTGRVYELRIKGDETQFISVLRSEGFDVKDSDEDVMRVFVPGVAGDNPKVLFDLAARERVQVRHVRPSVPTLEDVFARAVGDK; from the coding sequence ATGACCGAAACGGGTGCGGGCCAGGCCCATCCCTTAGACGCGCCACGGTTCGCCGGACCGGTGGTCCAGTGCCAGAATCTCAGCGTCCGCTACGGCAAGCAGTGGGCGCTCACGGACGTCACCGCGGTGTTCCCCCCGGGGGCGGTCGGCCTGCTCGGCCCGAACGGCGCCGGCAAGAGCACCCTCCTCAAGTCGCTGCTTGGCTTCCTGGTGCCCGACAAGGGCAGCATGAAGGTGATCGACATGGACGTGGCCACGCAGCCGCTCGAGATTCGCGAGCGGATTGGCTACATGCCGGAAAGCGATTCCCACATCCCCGGCATGAACGCAGTGTCGTTTGTCGCCTACTGCGGCCAGTTGTCGGGCCTGCCAACGACCGACGCCATGCAGCGCGCGCACGAAGTGCTGTACTACGTCGGCCTCGGCGAGGCGCGCTACCGCAACATCGAGACCTACTCGACCGGCATGAAGCAGCGCATCAAGCTGGCCCAGGCCATTGTCCACGACCCCGATTTGCTGTTCCTGGACGAGCCCACCAACGGCATGGACCCCAAGGGCCGCGACGAGATGCTCGAGCTGATTCACGATCTCGCCCACAACAAGAACGTCAACCTGATCCTGTCGTCGCACCTGCTGCCCGACGTCGAGTTCACCTGCGACCACGTCGTCGTCATGGACAAGGGCACGGTCGCCACCTACGGACCGATCGACGCCCTGAAGGGCACCACCGGTCGCGTCTACGAGCTGCGGATCAAGGGCGACGAGACGCAGTTCATCAGCGTGCTGCGCAGCGAGGGCTTCGACGTCAAAGACTCGGATGAAGACGTCATGCGGGTGTTCGTGCCCGGTGTGGCCGGCGACAACCCCAAGGTGCTGTTCGACCTGGCGGCCCGCGAGCGGGTGCAGGTGCGTCACGTGCGTCCCAGCGTGCCGACCCTCGAAGACGTGTTCGCGCGCGCGGTGGGAGACAAGTAG
- a CDS encoding HDIG domain-containing protein — translation MTLSREAAWQLLTEWTQGESLRKHALAVEAAVRGYARQQGANEEEWAVVALLHDFDYEKYPTLGDHPNKGCEHLRSLGYPEWVMRAILSHASEITGVQPESPVEKTLVACDELAGFVTAASLVRPSKSVLDLEAASVIKRMKDKAFARQVPRDHLVRGAELMGLPLEQHVTNVIGFLRLEADALGLRGTL, via the coding sequence ATGACCCTCTCACGTGAAGCCGCCTGGCAATTGCTGACCGAATGGACCCAGGGCGAGAGCCTGCGCAAGCACGCGCTCGCCGTGGAGGCTGCCGTGCGCGGGTACGCGCGCCAGCAGGGTGCCAACGAAGAGGAGTGGGCCGTCGTCGCGCTGCTCCATGACTTCGACTACGAGAAGTATCCGACGCTCGGCGACCATCCCAACAAGGGCTGCGAGCACCTGCGGTCACTTGGCTACCCGGAGTGGGTCATGCGGGCCATCCTCTCGCACGCCTCGGAGATCACCGGCGTGCAGCCGGAGTCGCCGGTCGAGAAGACCCTGGTGGCCTGCGACGAATTGGCGGGCTTTGTCACCGCGGCCTCGCTGGTGCGGCCGTCCAAGAGCGTGCTCGACCTCGAGGCCGCCTCCGTGATCAAGCGGATGAAGGACAAGGCGTTCGCCAGGCAGGTGCCGCGCGATCACCTGGTTCGCGGGGCCGAGCTCATGGGGCTGCCCCTCGAACAGCACGTCACCAACGTGATTGGATTCCTGAGGCTCGAGGCTGACGCCTTGGGACTTCGGGGAACGCTGTAA
- a CDS encoding NUDIX hydrolase, with protein MAREYPAQPVVGVGAVVVRDGRALIVRRAHGPRQGEWSLPGGHLHLGESLIDGMRREVKEETGLEVYPGPIIETFDRVHRDPDGRIRYHFVIIDFVCASPGGDAVAGSDAEAVEWVTGAELDAYGVNAHAAAVIRKGLEYSFPA; from the coding sequence ATGGCCAGAGAATACCCTGCGCAACCCGTGGTCGGCGTCGGCGCGGTCGTCGTTCGCGACGGCCGGGCGCTGATCGTCAGGCGGGCCCATGGACCACGCCAGGGCGAGTGGTCGTTGCCCGGCGGCCATTTGCACCTCGGCGAATCGCTGATCGACGGGATGCGCCGCGAGGTGAAGGAAGAGACCGGCCTCGAGGTCTATCCGGGGCCGATCATCGAAACGTTCGACCGGGTGCACCGCGACCCCGATGGCCGCATCCGCTACCACTTCGTGATCATCGACTTCGTGTGCGCGTCACCCGGTGGCGACGCGGTGGCCGGCTCGGATGCCGAAGCGGTGGAGTGGGTGACCGGGGCCGAACTCGACGCCTACGGGGTCAACGCGCACGCCGCGGCGGTCATTCGCAAGGGCTTGGAGTATTCTTTTCCGGCATGA
- a CDS encoding secondary thiamine-phosphate synthase enzyme YjbQ, with protein MKSHTEYLTFTIPARVGFENITPQVAAAVGKSGVREGLVLVNAMHITASVFINDDERGLHQDYAKWLEALAPFDASPTRYAHNRTGEDNADAHMKRQLMGREVVVAITKGALDFGPWEQIFYGEFDGKRAKRVLIKVIGE; from the coding sequence ATGAAGTCACACACAGAATATCTGACCTTCACCATTCCCGCGCGCGTGGGTTTCGAGAACATCACGCCGCAAGTGGCGGCCGCCGTCGGCAAGAGCGGCGTCCGCGAAGGCCTGGTCCTGGTCAACGCGATGCACATCACCGCCTCGGTCTTCATCAATGACGATGAGCGTGGGCTGCACCAGGATTACGCCAAATGGCTCGAGGCGCTGGCGCCGTTCGACGCGTCACCCACCCGCTACGCCCACAACCGCACCGGCGAAGACAACGCCGACGCGCACATGAAGCGCCAGCTGATGGGCCGCGAGGTGGTCGTCGCCATCACCAAGGGGGCGCTCGATTTTGGCCCTTGGGAGCAGATCTTCTACGGCGAGTTCGATGGAAAGAGAGCGAAGCGAGTGCTGATCAAGGTGATCGGCGAGTAG
- the tsaD gene encoding tRNA (adenosine(37)-N6)-threonylcarbamoyltransferase complex transferase subunit TsaD: MLVLGIETSCDETAAALVEQTADAVKPWAMRSNVVASQVDIHREWGGVVPELASRQHVRDICGVVERALSDGGATWQDVDALAVTQGPGLVGSLLVGVSFAKSAAWALQKPLVAVNHLAGHIESIWLEHGHIPLPAIILVVSGGHTSLYLVQREGEYELLGRTRDDAAGEAYDKVAKLIGLGYPGGPILDRLARDGSDTAISFPGTRLTNPDRNAPERDGRFDFSFSGLKTAVLRHVRQRQAALGTEQLPPNEIADLAASFQYRVVDTLIDRAFAAAHWHGAKSIGIAGGVSANSRLRHEALARAGRSEIPVYIPSLALSTDNAAMIAAAGIRLLDAGRLAPADLNAAASLPL; the protein is encoded by the coding sequence ATGTTAGTCCTCGGCATCGAGACATCGTGCGACGAAACCGCCGCTGCCCTGGTCGAGCAGACCGCGGATGCGGTCAAGCCGTGGGCGATGCGATCGAACGTCGTTGCCTCACAGGTGGACATTCACCGCGAGTGGGGCGGGGTCGTGCCGGAGCTGGCGTCGCGCCAGCACGTGCGCGATATCTGTGGCGTGGTCGAGCGCGCGCTCTCTGATGGCGGCGCCACATGGCAGGACGTCGACGCCCTGGCCGTGACCCAGGGCCCAGGTCTTGTCGGCTCGCTGCTGGTCGGCGTGTCGTTCGCCAAGTCGGCGGCGTGGGCGCTGCAGAAGCCGCTCGTGGCCGTGAACCACCTCGCCGGCCACATCGAGTCGATCTGGCTCGAACACGGGCATATCCCGCTGCCGGCCATCATTCTCGTGGTCTCGGGCGGTCACACCAGCCTCTATCTCGTACAGCGGGAGGGGGAGTACGAACTGCTTGGCCGGACGAGGGACGATGCGGCGGGGGAGGCGTATGACAAGGTGGCGAAATTGATCGGCCTGGGGTATCCGGGCGGGCCGATTCTCGATCGTCTGGCGCGCGACGGAAGCGACACCGCGATCAGCTTTCCGGGCACGCGCCTGACCAATCCCGACCGCAACGCGCCTGAGCGGGATGGCCGCTTTGATTTCAGTTTCAGCGGGCTCAAGACGGCCGTGCTGCGCCATGTGCGGCAGCGGCAGGCGGCGCTCGGCACCGAGCAGTTGCCGCCCAACGAAATCGCCGACCTCGCGGCCAGTTTTCAGTATCGCGTGGTCGACACGCTGATTGATCGCGCATTTGCCGCCGCCCACTGGCACGGCGCCAAGTCGATTGGGATCGCCGGCGGCGTGTCGGCGAACTCGCGATTGCGGCACGAGGCTTTGGCCAGAGCCGGGCGCAGCGAGATCCCGGTTTACATCCCGAGCCTCGCGCTGTCCACCGACAATGCGGCGATGATCGCCGCCGCTGGGATCCGCTTGCTCGACGCCGGGCGGCTTGCGCCAGCTGATCTCAATGCCGCAGCCAGTCTCCCGCTGTGA
- the mtnA gene encoding S-methyl-5-thioribose-1-phosphate isomerase: MLPTIAWQDPDIVMIDQRKLPATEVYVTCRSVNDVAKAIKTMVIRGAPAIGVCAAMGLALGAARSKATGTKQFTTEFQRNCDLLAATRPTAVNLFWAIERMKQSFAEGALAGESVDQLKARLRTAADAIHDDDVASCRAIGAFGATLVPEEACILTHCNAGALATAGYGTALGVIRGAVEAGRKVRVLADETRPFLQGARLTAWELVKDGIDTTVITDNMAGAIMRSGDINLVVVGADRIAANGDTANKIGTYSVAVLAKEHGIPFYVAAPWSTIDLATPDGNAIPIEERDAREVTHVGSVQLAPEGARVRNPSFDVTPSKYITAIITERGIVKPPFLENLRA; this comes from the coding sequence ATGCTCCCAACAATCGCGTGGCAAGACCCCGACATCGTCATGATCGATCAACGCAAGCTGCCGGCCACGGAGGTGTACGTGACCTGCCGCAGCGTGAACGACGTGGCCAAGGCCATCAAGACCATGGTCATTCGCGGCGCGCCGGCGATCGGCGTGTGCGCGGCCATGGGCCTGGCGCTCGGCGCCGCGCGCAGCAAGGCCACCGGCACCAAGCAGTTCACCACCGAGTTCCAGCGCAACTGCGACCTGCTGGCCGCCACCCGCCCGACGGCCGTCAACCTGTTCTGGGCGATCGAGCGAATGAAGCAGTCGTTCGCCGAGGGCGCCCTGGCCGGCGAATCGGTGGACCAGCTGAAGGCGCGGCTTCGGACCGCCGCCGATGCCATTCATGATGACGATGTGGCGAGTTGCCGGGCGATTGGCGCGTTCGGGGCGACGCTGGTGCCGGAAGAGGCGTGCATCCTCACCCACTGCAACGCCGGGGCACTGGCCACCGCCGGCTACGGCACGGCGCTCGGCGTGATCCGTGGCGCGGTCGAAGCCGGCCGCAAGGTGCGCGTGCTGGCCGACGAGACGCGGCCTTTCCTGCAGGGCGCGCGGCTCACGGCGTGGGAGCTGGTGAAGGACGGCATCGATACCACCGTCATCACCGACAACATGGCCGGCGCCATCATGCGTTCAGGTGACATTAACCTGGTGGTGGTCGGCGCCGATCGCATTGCCGCCAACGGCGACACCGCGAACAAAATCGGCACCTACTCGGTGGCCGTGCTCGCGAAAGAGCATGGCATTCCGTTCTACGTGGCGGCCCCGTGGTCCACCATCGACCTGGCCACGCCCGACGGCAATGCCATCCCCATCGAGGAGCGCGATGCGCGCGAGGTGACCCACGTGGGATCGGTGCAGCTGGCGCCCGAAGGGGCGCGAGTGCGCAACCCCTCGTTCGACGTCACGCCGAGCAAATACATCACCGCGATCATCACTGAGAGGGGTATCGTCAAGCCACCGTTTCTCGAGAACCTTCGTGCTTGA
- a CDS encoding PQQ-binding-like beta-propeller repeat protein, which translates to MLQLWAATAAVAVTLLASVSAQVKPALEEWRQWRGPFNTGMAHGDAPLTWNDQTNIKWKLAIPGRGHSTPVVTGNRLYFTTAIPTGKRTAPEGRSRAGGGADSGLEHRFEVIAVDRPSGQVAWQRTATVATPHEGYHRTYGSFASNSPVTDGTRVFAFFGSRGLYAYDLEGTLLWKKDFGVKMRMDMAFGEGTPLTLHDNRLLLHFDHLDLGFLVMLDPATGREIWRTARTEPYNWAAPYVAQHAGRRQIIMSGLTVRSYDFETGKLIWEVPGLGENTIPQPVQYRNLVFAMSGHTLKMLMAIPLGQTGKLTAAALAWSTARGASYTPSPLLHDNRLYVLTDNGLVSNFNATTGVPAYQQARLPKPYSFKASPVGADGKIYLATEDEDVVVVKMGDTLEVLATNTLANQSFIASPVIVGGELYLRSQTHLFRISQ; encoded by the coding sequence ATGCTTCAACTCTGGGCGGCGACGGCCGCGGTGGCTGTGACGCTCCTGGCCTCGGTGTCGGCACAGGTCAAACCCGCGCTCGAGGAGTGGCGGCAATGGCGCGGCCCCTTCAACACGGGGATGGCCCACGGTGACGCACCGCTCACCTGGAACGACCAGACCAACATCAAGTGGAAGCTGGCGATACCTGGCCGCGGTCATTCGACGCCGGTCGTGACCGGCAACCGGCTGTACTTCACCACGGCGATTCCGACCGGCAAGCGAACCGCTCCCGAGGGACGGAGCCGGGCCGGCGGCGGCGCTGACTCGGGCCTCGAACACCGGTTCGAGGTGATCGCCGTCGACCGGCCGTCGGGCCAGGTGGCCTGGCAGCGGACCGCGACGGTGGCCACCCCGCACGAGGGCTATCACCGCACCTACGGCAGCTTCGCTTCGAACTCGCCGGTGACCGATGGCACGCGCGTCTTCGCGTTTTTCGGCTCGCGTGGGCTGTATGCCTACGACCTGGAGGGCACCCTCCTGTGGAAGAAGGACTTCGGCGTGAAGATGCGGATGGACATGGCTTTCGGCGAAGGCACGCCGCTGACGCTGCATGACAACCGCCTGCTGCTGCACTTCGATCACCTCGACCTCGGGTTTCTGGTGATGCTCGATCCGGCGACCGGCCGCGAAATCTGGCGCACCGCCCGCACCGAACCCTACAACTGGGCCGCCCCGTACGTCGCCCAGCATGCGGGCCGGCGTCAGATCATCATGAGCGGGCTGACCGTTCGCAGCTACGACTTCGAGACCGGCAAACTGATCTGGGAAGTGCCGGGCCTGGGCGAGAACACCATCCCGCAACCGGTGCAGTACCGTAATCTCGTCTTCGCAATGAGTGGCCACACGCTGAAGATGCTGATGGCCATCCCCCTGGGCCAGACCGGCAAGCTCACCGCCGCGGCGTTGGCGTGGTCAACGGCGCGCGGGGCCTCGTATACTCCGTCGCCGCTGCTGCACGACAACCGTCTTTACGTGCTCACCGACAACGGCCTGGTCAGCAACTTCAACGCCACGACCGGCGTGCCGGCGTATCAGCAGGCACGCCTGCCGAAGCCCTATAGCTTCAAGGCGTCGCCGGTTGGCGCCGACGGCAAGATCTACCTGGCGACCGAAGACGAAGACGTGGTGGTCGTGAAGATGGGCGACACGCTGGAGGTGCTCGCGACCAATACGCTGGCCAACCAGTCGTTCATTGCCTCCCCGGTGATCGTCGGAGGCGAGTTATACCTGCGCAGCCAGACCCACCTGTTTCGAATCTCGCAGTAG
- the cdd gene encoding cytidine deaminase, with product MAASEVLIAAARAARERAVADYSGFKVGAALETTDGQLITGCNIENATYGLTVCAERVAMFKALSDGHRAFTRIVVVADTDSPTPPCGACRQILWEFCGDIEVVLANVTAVTTTLQMKDLLPLPFDRRLL from the coding sequence TTGGCCGCCTCTGAGGTCCTGATCGCGGCCGCCCGGGCCGCACGCGAGCGGGCCGTGGCCGACTACTCGGGCTTCAAGGTCGGCGCGGCGCTCGAGACCACCGATGGCCAGCTCATCACCGGCTGCAACATCGAGAACGCCACCTACGGCCTCACGGTGTGCGCCGAGCGAGTGGCCATGTTCAAGGCGCTCTCCGACGGCCACCGGGCCTTTACCCGCATCGTGGTCGTCGCCGACACTGACTCGCCCACGCCGCCGTGCGGCGCCTGCCGGCAGATCCTGTGGGAGTTCTGTGGCGACATCGAAGTGGTGCTCGCCAACGTGACGGCCGTGACGACGACACTGCAAATGAAAGACCTGTTGCCTCTGCCGTTTGATCGGCGTCTCCTGTAG
- a CDS encoding purine-nucleoside phosphorylase, whose amino-acid sequence MSLSGIGDQESGIGGSGLGSDFDRATEAAEWLRGHGCGGADVAVVLGSGLGDFANHLGDSFTIPYGDIPHWPASKVIGHAGKLVGGTLRGKRVLALSGRVHVYEGHPMTTVTFAVRVMGRLGVPRVILTNAAGGIAPNCSRGALMVIDDHINLMGDNPLIGPNDERYGVRFPDMSHVYSPRLRALADEAAKEQGVAVQHGVYIAVLGPSYETPAEIRAFRTLGADAVGMSTAPEAIVARHMGLEVLGISCITNPAAGVFPEPLHHDEVMETARQVKGQFIGLLEGIIGRL is encoded by the coding sequence GTGAGCCTTTCAGGGATCGGGGATCAGGAATCAGGGATTGGGGGAAGCGGGTTGGGCTCGGATTTCGATCGTGCGACGGAGGCGGCCGAGTGGCTGCGGGGCCACGGCTGCGGCGGCGCGGACGTCGCAGTGGTGCTCGGCTCCGGCCTCGGCGACTTCGCGAACCACCTGGGCGATTCGTTCACCATTCCGTATGGCGACATCCCGCACTGGCCGGCCTCGAAGGTCATTGGCCATGCCGGCAAGCTGGTCGGCGGCACGCTGCGCGGCAAGCGCGTGCTGGCGCTGTCGGGCCGCGTCCACGTCTACGAAGGTCACCCGATGACCACGGTGACTTTTGCCGTGCGGGTGATGGGGCGGCTGGGCGTGCCGCGGGTGATCCTCACCAACGCGGCCGGCGGGATTGCGCCCAACTGCTCACGAGGCGCCCTGATGGTGATCGACGATCACATCAACCTGATGGGCGACAACCCGTTGATCGGGCCCAACGACGAGCGCTACGGCGTGCGCTTTCCGGACATGTCCCACGTCTATTCACCGCGCTTGCGAGCGCTCGCAGACGAGGCGGCGAAGGAGCAGGGCGTGGCGGTGCAGCACGGGGTCTACATCGCCGTGCTCGGGCCGAGCTACGAGACGCCGGCCGAGATCCGCGCCTTCCGGACCCTTGGCGCGGATGCCGTCGGCATGTCCACCGCGCCCGAGGCCATCGTCGCGCGCCACATGGGCCTGGAGGTGCTCGGCATCTCGTGCATTACCAACCCTGCGGCCGGCGTGTTTCCAGAGCCGCTGCACCACGACGAGGTCATGGAGACGGCGCGCCAGGTGAAAGGGCAGTTCATCGGGCTGCTGGAGGGGATCATTGGCCGCCTCTGA
- a CDS encoding NupC/NupG family nucleoside CNT transporter — protein MSTLQPLIGLFGILGLAYALSTNRRAISLRIVGWGLGLQVLFALIVLKTTIGQRVFEVLGEKMRQLLEFAVVGSGFVFGAIGDASVWSRVMTGALGEEGARYGVVFAFQILPTIIFIAALFAILYYVGLMQMIVRLFAVVMNKLMGASGAESLNVAASIFMGQTEAPLTIRPFLPRLTQSELMTVMTSGMAHISGGIMAAYIAFGIDAKHLLTAVIMTAPGTLLMAKMFVPETETPETRGTVKLEVVNTDVNIIDAAGRGTSEGLHLALNVGAMLISFVALIALLNAILGAAGGLVGFEGLSLQIIFGWVFAPVAWSLGVPWQDAATVGNLLGTRMVLNEFIAFAQLGGLKETLDPRSFTIATFALCGFANFASIGMQIGGIGALAPTRRGDLARLGLRAMLAGTLANFLTAIIVGFLL, from the coding sequence CTGAGCACACTGCAACCGCTGATCGGTCTTTTCGGCATCCTCGGTCTCGCCTATGCCTTGTCAACCAATCGCCGGGCCATCAGCCTGCGGATTGTCGGGTGGGGGCTCGGCCTCCAGGTGCTGTTCGCCTTGATCGTCCTCAAGACCACGATCGGCCAGCGGGTGTTCGAAGTGCTGGGCGAGAAGATGCGCCAGCTGCTGGAGTTCGCGGTCGTCGGGTCGGGTTTCGTGTTCGGGGCCATCGGCGACGCGTCGGTGTGGAGCCGGGTGATGACCGGTGCGCTCGGCGAGGAAGGTGCGCGTTACGGCGTCGTGTTCGCCTTCCAGATCCTGCCCACCATCATCTTCATCGCCGCGTTGTTCGCCATTCTCTACTATGTCGGCCTGATGCAGATGATCGTCCGCCTGTTCGCGGTCGTGATGAACAAGCTGATGGGCGCCAGCGGCGCCGAGTCGCTGAACGTCGCCGCCAGCATCTTCATGGGCCAGACCGAAGCGCCGCTGACCATCCGGCCGTTCCTGCCCCGCCTGACACAGTCGGAACTGATGACGGTGATGACGTCGGGCATGGCCCACATCTCGGGCGGCATCATGGCCGCCTACATCGCGTTCGGCATCGACGCCAAGCACCTGCTGACGGCCGTGATCATGACGGCGCCGGGCACGCTGTTGATGGCGAAGATGTTCGTGCCCGAGACCGAAACGCCCGAGACGCGTGGCACCGTCAAGCTCGAGGTGGTGAACACCGACGTCAACATCATCGATGCGGCCGGCCGCGGCACCTCCGAAGGCCTGCACCTCGCGCTCAACGTCGGCGCCATGCTGATCTCATTCGTGGCGCTGATTGCGCTGCTCAACGCCATTCTCGGCGCCGCCGGCGGGCTGGTCGGATTCGAGGGCCTGTCGCTGCAGATCATCTTCGGCTGGGTGTTCGCGCCGGTCGCCTGGAGCCTCGGCGTGCCGTGGCAGGATGCGGCGACGGTGGGCAACCTGCTGGGCACGCGCATGGTGCTGAACGAGTTCATCGCCTTCGCGCAGCTTGGCGGCCTGAAGGAGACCCTTGACCCGCGCTCGTTCACCATCGCGACGTTCGCGCTGTGCGGCTTCGCCAACTTCGCGTCGATCGGCATGCAGATTGGCGGCATCGGCGCGCTGGCGCCGACCCGCCGCGGCGACCTGGCGCGGCTGGGCCTGCGGGCGATGCTCGCGGGCACGCTCGCCAACTTCCTGACCGCCATCATCGTAGGCTTCCTGCTGTGA
- a CDS encoding thymidine phosphorylase, which yields MRAVDIIRAKRDGDALSREAIDAFVTGVTDGSWPDYQASALLMAIVLKGMNAVETAWLTDAMARSGDRVNLAHIPGIKVGKHSTGGVGDKVSIVLAPLAAACGITVPKMSGRGLGHTGGTLDKLEAIPGFRVSLTLDEYQAQLADIGCCLISQTATIAPADKALYALRDVTGTVDSLPLIAASVMSKKLAEGSDALVLDVKCGRGAFMKRVADARALARSMVSIGTAAGVRTECLITQMDVPLGHAVGNALEIAECVQVLRGQGPADLTELVVRLGTRMVRLAQKAATDEDAAALVRDTLASGAALARFRLMVERQGGDPTVVDDPGRLPSASLTHVVTAPRRGFVTALDALLVGRAAVALGAGRDKKDDQVDLTAGILLLKKPLDAVTAGEPVMELRYNDASRLSAALSLVTQALVIGDQPPAAPPLVLGWVHDSGETMFVANA from the coding sequence ATGCGAGCCGTCGACATTATTCGCGCCAAGCGGGACGGCGACGCGCTGTCGCGCGAGGCGATCGACGCCTTTGTGACCGGGGTGACCGACGGATCGTGGCCCGATTACCAGGCGTCGGCCCTGCTGATGGCGATTGTCCTCAAGGGGATGAACGCGGTCGAGACCGCCTGGCTGACCGACGCGATGGCCCGCTCGGGCGACCGCGTCAACCTGGCGCACATTCCGGGCATCAAGGTCGGCAAGCACAGCACCGGCGGCGTCGGCGACAAGGTGTCGATCGTGCTGGCGCCGCTGGCCGCCGCGTGCGGCATCACGGTGCCCAAGATGTCGGGCCGGGGCCTCGGCCACACCGGCGGCACCCTCGACAAGCTGGAGGCCATTCCCGGCTTCCGCGTCTCGCTGACGCTCGACGAGTACCAGGCGCAACTCGCCGACATCGGCTGCTGCCTGATCAGCCAGACCGCCACCATCGCTCCCGCCGACAAGGCGCTCTACGCGCTGCGCGATGTGACCGGCACCGTCGACAGCCTGCCGCTGATCGCCGCGTCCGTGATGAGCAAGAAACTGGCGGAAGGCAGCGATGCGCTCGTCCTCGACGTGAAGTGCGGCCGCGGCGCCTTCATGAAGCGGGTGGCGGACGCGCGCGCGCTGGCGCGCTCGATGGTGTCGATCGGCACCGCCGCCGGCGTGCGCACCGAGTGCCTGATTACCCAGATGGATGTGCCGCTCGGCCACGCCGTGGGCAATGCCCTCGAGATTGCCGAGTGCGTCCAGGTGCTGCGCGGCCAGGGCCCCGCCGACCTGACCGAATTGGTCGTGCGTCTGGGGACCCGCATGGTGCGGCTGGCCCAGAAAGCCGCCACCGACGAGGACGCGGCGGCCCTGGTGCGCGACACCCTGGCGTCGGGCGCGGCGCTGGCCAGGTTCCGCCTGATGGTGGAGCGGCAGGGCGGCGACCCAACGGTGGTGGACGACCCCGGCCGGCTGCCGTCGGCCTCCCTGACCCACGTGGTGACGGCCCCGCGACGCGGTTTCGTGACCGCGCTCGATGCGCTGCTCGTCGGCCGCGCCGCCGTGGCGCTCGGCGCCGGCCGCGACAAGAAGGATGACCAGGTGGATCTGACCGCCGGAATCCTGCTGCTCAAGAAGCCCCTGGATGCGGTGACCGCCGGCGAGCCGGTGATGGAACTGCGCTACAACGATGCCTCGCGGCTGTCGGCGGCCTTGTCGCTGGTCACGCAGGCCCTGGTGATCGGCGACCAGCCGCCCGCCGCGCCGCCGCTCGTGCTGGGCTGGGTGCACGACAGCGGCGAGACGATGTTCGTCGCCAACGCGTAA